In the Planctomycetia bacterium genome, one interval contains:
- a CDS encoding WD40 repeat domain-containing protein: MKRRALPALRLPIKKQGTDKCLEQSPANVMRRRPLRWAFASGIAAAVLVGGLFPAQQQQPLSSPPREGLSAEATGHKLVDPRSAYDRAIQLAAEALRLGKRQEVLQLLRQAREAVGGGAACGLEWRLLARLVHEYERSQIAHTSGVCRLRFSPDGRRLYSAGKDGRVLCWDAQTWVVEQSLDVGHGEVHFAEPSGDGALLAVACELGRLVIYRTDDWTKVYEADAIENGRIFAATWLGDGESRLAVGGKGSVVHVIDVTTGEHRISEPLGVPADVAGGGVDYAKEVDSLAFDPDHSRLFASGYQNMQFCIDAHSLKVLEARRTNGISMGAICCIPYESGYVAESCLDAIGIWDPTLGRLAGQVPALTRVRSLICTADGNDLIAAYDHGAIECWSVPHILAGNAGTPRRLLGSNAATLSLALSPDESLLVSGADDGSICWWPSPTYRAPFDEAFTGVIEAVRFSDCGKWLAVVERQPDGLLQLAMYDAGAREELWRESLGSLSDKATSGAPFFVGWPIAFCPQSRAIAVADSDLKVRTRLVASGQTTGEPELAMEQLGVRLQFSTDGKFLIQRQVHRDGLLRCWWTNRTTGAEATSLSGGSHEGWLGSFRTSQGDIWLDQRPSREILVHGADAAMAQPVLRGATDVVFAATCSPDGSLVAAGGIEGVVYCWDLSKSGRLIECIGHHAPILDVRIAPDNRTLVSLGNNGVLRLWDIDTGAALLTLGGDAERIVSFALHPLGDCLVLAVERDDQFGLRTLRVRPDKTALSPISSLLRTPAQARRDVRKFIAHAPAAVRRSHPRPTHRRLRFSSSPTAANTASARLAGSGTGLL; encoded by the coding sequence CAGCAACAACAACCGCTTTCCTCGCCACCGCGCGAGGGCCTGTCCGCGGAGGCGACCGGCCATAAACTGGTCGACCCGCGCAGCGCATATGACCGAGCGATTCAACTGGCGGCGGAGGCGCTGCGACTAGGAAAACGTCAAGAGGTGTTGCAGTTGTTGCGCCAGGCCCGAGAAGCGGTCGGCGGCGGCGCGGCTTGCGGCCTCGAATGGCGTTTGCTTGCACGCCTCGTCCACGAATACGAGCGCAGTCAAATCGCTCACACCTCGGGCGTCTGCCGATTGCGGTTCTCACCAGACGGCCGGCGACTTTACTCGGCCGGGAAAGACGGGCGCGTGCTCTGTTGGGACGCGCAAACATGGGTTGTCGAACAATCCTTGGATGTCGGCCATGGCGAAGTCCATTTCGCTGAGCCTTCCGGCGATGGCGCGTTGCTCGCCGTCGCCTGTGAGCTAGGTCGTTTGGTCATTTACCGCACGGACGACTGGACGAAAGTGTACGAGGCGGACGCGATTGAAAACGGCCGCATCTTCGCCGCGACCTGGCTGGGCGACGGCGAATCGAGGCTGGCCGTTGGCGGCAAGGGGTCTGTCGTGCATGTTATCGACGTGACCACGGGCGAACATCGGATCTCCGAACCGCTCGGCGTACCGGCGGACGTGGCAGGGGGCGGCGTTGATTACGCCAAGGAAGTCGACTCCCTCGCCTTCGATCCCGACCACTCACGGCTGTTCGCCAGCGGCTACCAGAATATGCAATTCTGTATCGATGCGCACTCGCTGAAAGTGCTGGAGGCGCGACGAACGAACGGGATTTCCATGGGTGCGATTTGCTGTATCCCCTATGAATCCGGTTACGTCGCCGAATCGTGCCTCGACGCGATCGGCATCTGGGATCCGACACTGGGGCGACTCGCGGGACAGGTCCCCGCCCTCACGCGCGTGCGCTCGCTGATTTGCACGGCCGACGGCAACGATCTCATCGCGGCGTATGACCATGGCGCCATTGAATGTTGGAGCGTACCTCACATTTTGGCCGGCAACGCAGGTACTCCTCGGCGCCTGCTCGGGAGCAATGCGGCGACGCTGAGCCTCGCCTTGTCGCCGGACGAGTCCTTGTTGGTTTCCGGCGCTGACGACGGCAGCATCTGTTGGTGGCCGTCGCCAACCTATCGCGCGCCCTTCGACGAGGCGTTCACCGGCGTGATCGAGGCCGTCCGTTTTTCCGATTGCGGAAAATGGTTGGCCGTTGTCGAACGACAACCAGACGGCCTGCTGCAGCTAGCGATGTATGACGCCGGCGCGCGGGAGGAACTTTGGCGCGAGTCGCTGGGGAGTCTGTCCGACAAGGCTACCAGCGGAGCGCCGTTCTTCGTGGGCTGGCCAATCGCCTTTTGTCCGCAGTCCCGCGCTATCGCCGTGGCGGATAGCGACTTAAAGGTGCGCACGCGACTGGTTGCCTCTGGTCAGACAACGGGCGAACCGGAGTTGGCGATGGAGCAACTCGGCGTCCGCCTACAGTTTTCGACGGACGGCAAGTTCTTGATCCAACGCCAGGTTCATCGAGATGGGCTGCTGAGATGCTGGTGGACGAATCGCACGACTGGAGCTGAAGCGACATCGCTTTCCGGCGGCAGCCACGAAGGCTGGCTGGGATCATTTCGCACCAGCCAGGGGGACATATGGCTCGATCAAAGGCCGTCGCGGGAAATCCTTGTGCATGGGGCGGATGCCGCCATGGCGCAGCCCGTCCTCCGCGGCGCAACTGACGTCGTATTCGCCGCGACTTGTTCGCCGGACGGCAGCCTGGTCGCCGCGGGCGGCATTGAAGGAGTCGTCTATTGCTGGGACCTGAGTAAAAGCGGTCGACTTATCGAGTGTATTGGACATCACGCGCCGATCCTCGACGTGCGAATCGCGCCGGACAACCGCACGCTCGTAAGTCTCGGCAACAATGGAGTCCTGCGCTTGTGGGATATCGACACCGGCGCTGCCTTGCTGACTCTCGGCGGAGACGCGGAACGCATTGTCTCCTTCGCGCTCCATCCCCTCGGGGATTGCCTCGTTTTGGCGGTCGAACGGGACGACCAATTCGGCCTGCGCACGCTACGCGTACGGCCGGACAAAACCGCGCTGTCGCCTATATCTTCCCTGCTGCGAACGCCTGCGCAGGCGCGCCGCGATGTGAGGAAGTTCATCGCGCACGCGCCCGCCGCAGTTCGGCGTTCTCATCCTCGGCCGACGCACCGCCGCTTGCGC